From Bacillota bacterium, the proteins below share one genomic window:
- a CDS encoding phosphosulfolactate synthase produces MLPLQQIIGLPPCDRSLTRPRKAGITMVIDKGLGMAETRDLLEVAGDYIDFIKLGFGTVALYDPVLLEAKVRFVRSFGIEIYPGGTFLEIAMARKRLPDCLRQLRETGFSAVEISDGSLNFDQKSRARAIHLAHSAGFVVLAEVGKKNPRFCLGPLEMARQAALDREAGAEWVILEGRENGCGTGIYDARGRVKEAVFQTFSTMVEGPETIIWEAPQKSQQVKLIHRFGPDVNLGNVPPGEVLSLEAMRRGLRGDTIGLIVSEEDSKTAVQELIPGEISIAGGAEYAALQNNP; encoded by the coding sequence GTGTTGCCTTTGCAGCAGATCATCGGCCTGCCCCCGTGCGACCGCAGCCTGACCCGTCCCCGTAAAGCCGGTATCACCATGGTTATCGATAAAGGGCTCGGCATGGCCGAAACGCGGGACCTTCTCGAAGTGGCGGGAGACTACATCGATTTCATCAAACTCGGTTTCGGTACCGTTGCGCTTTATGATCCTGTTCTCCTTGAAGCCAAGGTTAGGTTTGTCCGCTCGTTCGGGATAGAGATATATCCGGGGGGGACATTTCTCGAAATAGCGATGGCGCGGAAGCGGCTTCCGGACTGTTTGAGACAATTACGCGAAACGGGCTTTTCCGCGGTGGAAATCTCGGACGGCAGCCTCAACTTCGATCAGAAATCCCGAGCCCGCGCCATTCACCTCGCGCACAGCGCCGGCTTCGTGGTTCTTGCGGAGGTGGGGAAGAAAAACCCGCGCTTCTGTCTCGGTCCCCTGGAAATGGCCCGCCAGGCTGCGTTAGACCGCGAGGCCGGTGCGGAGTGGGTAATTCTTGAAGGGCGGGAAAACGGATGCGGAACCGGTATTTACGATGCGCGGGGAAGGGTAAAGGAGGCCGTTTTTCAGACTTTTTCGACGATGGTTGAGGGTCCGGAGACAATCATTTGGGAGGCGCCGCAGAAATCACAGCAGGTGAAACTGATACACCGTTTCGGTCCGGACGTAAACCTCGGTAACGTCCCGCCGGGTGAGGTGCTTTCCCTGGAGGCCATGCGCCGCGGCCTCCGCGGGGATACAATAGGATTGATCGTCAGTGAAGAAGACTCCAAAACGGCCGTTCAGGAACTCATCCCCGGCGAGATATCCATTGCGGGCGGCGCCGAGTATGCAGCGCTGCAAAATAACCCGTAG
- a CDS encoding RluA family pseudouridine synthase: MVLIDRLVVEEDDAGVRLDRYLAYQLSDFSRSRIQHLIGDGQVLVNARSARPSYCVRTADEIRVNLPPPEAPAIEPEPIPLDVAYEDNDLLVVTKPRGMVVHPGAGHLRGTLVNALLYHCSNLSGINGVLRPGIVHRLDKDTSGLLMVAKNDTAHLALSAQLKERRVLREYVALAYGRLKEDAGTINAPIGRHQRDRQRMAVTPKGRPAVTHFVVIERFSGYTYLRLHLETGRTHQIRVHLAFMGHPVVGDLKYGRAQPHLGLSGQFLHAGVLGFEHPVSNEFLRFEASLPAELEAVLNKCRNM; this comes from the coding sequence TTGGTTCTTATAGATCGGTTGGTGGTCGAAGAAGATGACGCCGGAGTCCGCCTTGACCGCTATCTTGCTTATCAGCTTTCGGACTTCAGCCGGTCACGGATTCAGCATCTGATAGGAGACGGGCAGGTGCTCGTCAACGCGCGGTCCGCCCGTCCAAGCTACTGCGTCCGGACTGCCGACGAGATCCGGGTCAACCTGCCGCCGCCCGAGGCGCCGGCCATCGAGCCCGAGCCTATTCCCCTGGATGTCGCTTACGAGGACAACGACCTGCTTGTGGTCACTAAGCCGAGGGGGATGGTTGTTCATCCGGGAGCCGGTCATTTACGGGGAACGCTTGTCAACGCACTTCTATACCATTGTTCAAACCTGTCCGGGATTAACGGCGTCCTGCGCCCGGGAATCGTGCACCGGCTTGACAAAGATACCTCGGGTCTCCTGATGGTGGCTAAAAACGATACCGCCCACCTCGCGTTGAGCGCCCAACTGAAGGAACGGCGGGTCCTGCGGGAATACGTGGCCCTTGCCTACGGCCGTTTAAAGGAGGACGCGGGAACCATAAACGCGCCTATCGGCCGGCACCAGCGTGACCGTCAGAGGATGGCGGTTACGCCCAAAGGCCGCCCGGCGGTTACCCATTTCGTTGTAATCGAGCGTTTCAGCGGTTACACGTACCTTCGCCTGCACCTGGAGACCGGGCGCACCCATCAGATTCGCGTGCATCTCGCTTTTATGGGGCACCCGGTGGTAGGTGACCTGAAATACGGGCGGGCGCAGCCGCATTTAGGGTTGAGCGGGCAATTCCTGCACGCCGGGGTGCTGGGGTTCGAACACCCGGTGTCCAACGAGTTTTTACGTTTTGAGGCGTCTCTTCCGGCGGAACTCGAAGCCGTTCTTAATAAATGCCGCAATATGTAA
- the lspA gene encoding signal peptidase II, whose amino-acid sequence MRRFWLVGFTVLLADQLSKLLVFRSLLGKTVGLPGLLTLHYVRNSGAAFGFFGNWTPFLIVLSLVLVTLVFAGYNRIKAAPVYWQWGIGLLLGGAVGNLIDRLRFGYVIDFIDIGFWPVFNLADTAIVCGVAVIACGVLREK is encoded by the coding sequence TTGCGGCGCTTTTGGCTTGTGGGTTTCACCGTTCTCCTGGCGGATCAGTTGTCAAAACTCCTGGTGTTTCGGTCCCTCCTCGGGAAGACCGTGGGTCTGCCAGGTTTGTTAACTTTACACTATGTCCGTAATTCCGGCGCGGCATTCGGTTTTTTTGGAAACTGGACGCCGTTTTTAATTGTCCTGAGCCTGGTTCTGGTGACGTTGGTTTTTGCCGGGTATAACAGAATCAAGGCTGCGCCGGTTTACTGGCAGTGGGGCATCGGTCTGCTTTTGGGCGGGGCCGTAGGCAATCTTATCGACCGGCTGCGCTTCGGTTACGTCATTGATTTCATCGATATCGGCTTCTGGCCGGTTTTCAACCTTGCCGACACTGCGATCGTGTGCGGGGTGGCTGTTATCGCCTGCGGGGTTTTAAGGGAGAAATAA